From the genome of Acidobacteriota bacterium:
GAAGCGGCCGCGCTCGACCACGTCGTGGTATTCCACGCGGGGACACGCGTCGAGGCTGGGCACCTCGTGACCAGCGGGGGGCGGGTGCTGACCGTGGTCGCCTCGGGCGACGATTTTGCGGCCGCGGTTCGCCGCGCGTACGAGGCTGCCGCGCGGATTTCGTTCGAGGGCTGCCGGTACCGGACCGACATCGGGCAGAAGGCCCTCGCGATCTCGGCCGCGCCCGAGTGGCGCTGACCCCGCGCTCGTACAGATGGAGTACGCGGTCGTCACCTTCGGCTGTCGCGTCAATCAGGCCGATTCGTTCGACATCGAGAGCGCGATGCGCCAGGCGGGCGCCGTCCCCGCGCCCCCGGACAGGGCGCAGCTCGTCGTCGTCAACACCTGCTCGGTGACGGCGTCGGCCGATCAGGGCGCGCGCCAGGTCATTCGTCGTCTCAATCGCGCCAATCCCCTCGCACGCATCGTGGTCACCGGGTGCTACGCCACGGCCAGCCGCGCGGATGTCGCAGCCCTTCCGGGCGTCGTCGATGTCGTGTCGAACCTCGACAAGACATCGATCGTCCCGAGGCTGCTGGCCATGGCCACGCCGACGTCAGCCGACCGGTACGGCGAGGGCGAGGGGGCGTGTGGTGTGGTCCTCGGCCCGGGCCTGATGGGCCGGACGGCCTACACCCTGCGCGTGCAGACGGGCTGCGACGAGGCCTGCGCCTACTGCATCATCCCGAGCACGCGTGGTCCGGGTCGCAGTCGGCCGCTCGACGACGTGCTGACGTCGGCGGACGCGGCGCGCGCGGCCGGTTTTCGCGAGATCGTCCTGACGGGGGTCCACCTCGGGGCGTGGGGACGCGATCTCGAGGGCCCGCTGACCCTGAACGATCTCGTGCGGTCGCTCGGCCGCCGGCGCGGTGACGTCCGCCATCGGCTGAGCTCCCTCGAGCCCATGGACTGCCCGCCGGCGCTCGTCGACCTCATGGCGGCCGACGGGCGCTTCGCCCCCCACTTCCACCTGCCGCTGCAGCATGCGAGCGATGGCGTGCTCGCCCGCATGCGGCGGCCGTATCGGCTCGACGACTACCGGCGCACCGTGGACCACGTCCGGTGCCGGATTCCCGACGCGGCGCTTGGCACGGACCTGATCGTCGGGTTCCCTGGCGAGACCGACGCCGACCACCGGCGTCTCACCGCGTACCTCGAGTCGTCGCCCCTCACGCACCTTCATGTGTTTCCGTACTCGACCCGAGCGGGCACCGAGGCCGCGCGCCTGGCGGACCACGTGCCGCCGCCGGTCGTGCGCGAGCGTACCGCCGAGGTCCGCGCGATCGGGCGTGCGCTCGTCGAACGCTTCCATCGCTCGCAGGACGGCGCGGTGCGCCGCGCGTTGACGGTCGACGACGGCAGCGTCGCCGTGACGGACAACTACCTCAAGGTACGTGTCCCGCCCACGGGCTCGCGCAACCGGTGGATCGACGTTCGGCTGGCGTGGTCGGCCGGGGGGTTCATCGGTGACGTGCTCGACCGGCCGATCGGAACCGACCCTCAGGCCTGACCGAGGCGCGCGGCGAGGTGCTGGCCCGGCGACGGGCGGACGCCCTCCACGATCAGCTGGCCGCACGCCGCACGGATGTCGCGCCCGCGGCTCTTGCGGACCGACACCGTCAGGCCGCGCTCGGCGAGGATGCGCGCGAAGGCGTCGACGCGCTCGTCCGACGGCCGCCTGAACGGGATGCCCGCCGCCTCGTTGAGCGGAATCAGATTCACCTTCGCCCGCAGATCCCCAACGAGCTTCACCAGGCGGCGCGCGTCGGCTGGTGTGTCGTTGACGGCGTCGAGCAGCACGTACTCGAAGGTGATGCGCCGGCGGCGCGGCAGCGGGAAGCGCCGACACGCCTCGACGAGGTCGGCGAGACCGTACTTCCGGTTCACGGGCACGAGCCGATCGCGCATCTCCTCGGTCGTCGCGTGCAGGGAGATCGCGAGGTTGGGCATGAAGGGTTCAGTGGCCAGCCGCTCGAGCGCCGGCAGCACGCCTACCGTCGACAGCGTGATCCGCCGCGCCGGCAGGGCCAGGCCGTGCTCGTCGCCCAGGATTCGCAAGGCCTTCATCGTCTGGTCGTAGTTGTGCAGGGGCTCCCCCATGCCCATCAGAACGATGTTGAACGGGCGGCCGACGAGGTCGAGTTCGCGCGCGAGGACGTGCACCTGTCCCACGATCTCGCCCGCATCGAGGTTGCGGATGATGCCCATCCTGCCGGTGAGGCAGAAGGCGCAGCGCATCGCGCAGCCCACCTGCGTCGAGATGCAGAAGGTCTGCGCGGGGGTGTCGGGGATGTAGACCGCCTCGATTCGCGCGCCGTCGGCGAGGCCGAGCAGGAACTTGGTCGTGCCGTCCGCGGAGGTGTCGCGGCCGGCGACGGCGGGCGTGGCGATGAGGCTCGTGTCGCCGAGGCGCGCGCGCAGGTCTCGCCCGAGGTCGGTCATGGCCTCGATGTCAGCCACGGCCGCCCGGTGAACCCACCGGAAGATCTGGCGCGCGCGATAGCGCTCGGCGCCGAGCGCGGCGAGGTGCGCCTCGAGTTCCGGCAGCGCGAGCGATGCGAGGTCGATTCGTGGTTTCAACGACTTACAAGGCTCCAGCGTAGCACAGGCGAGCGCCGCGGTCCGCCGGAGGGCGACACCCGGCGTGGTATGATCGGCCTTTGGTCGGCAGGTGCCGAGTCCGTCGTGGCCCCCGGGCGCAGCTGGTGCGACCCCGCGACGGCGATCACGCATACATGGTCGTTCGCCAGGTTCTCGACAGCGGCGTCCGCCTCGTCACCGAGGCGATTCCTCACGTACGATCCGTCAGCCTGGGCGTCTGGCTGACCCGGGGGTCGCGGCACGAGCAGTCCGACACCACCGGCATGGCGCACTTCGTCGAGCACATGCTGTTCAAGGGGACCGCCACCCGCTCGGCCGAGGACATCGCCCAGGCCATCGATTCGATCGGCGGGCAGCTCGACGCGTTCACGTCCAAGGAGTACGCCGGCTATTACATCAAGGTGCTCGACGAGCACCTGCCGCTCGCGGTCGACCTGCTGGCCGATCTCGTGCTCCGGCCCGCCTTCGACCCGGCGGAGATCGAACGCGAGAAGAAGGTGATCCTCGAAGAGATCAAGATGGTCGAGGACACGCCCGACGACCTGGTGCACGAGATCTTCACGTCGTGCTTCTGGTCGGGCCACGCGCTGGGGCGACCGATCCTGGGCACGCCGGACAGCGTCGGGGCGTTCACCGGCGACGGCCTCCGACGGTACTTCGAGCGGACCTACACGGCCCCGCACCTCATCGTCGCGGCGGCCGGTCACCTCGAGCACCAGCGCGTCGCCGACCTCTTCGCCGAGCGCTTCGATGCGGCTTCGGGCTCGGTGCCGGATCCGGCCGACGGTGTTCCGCCGGCCACGCCGCAGGTGGTGATCAGGCAGAAGGACCTCGAGCAGAGCCACGTTTGCGTCGGCCTGACGGCGCTCCCGCAGCGCCACGACGATCGGTACGTCGCCTATCTGCTCAACACGATGCTGGGCGGGTCGATGAGCTCGCGGCTCTTCCAGAACGTCCGGGAGAAGCGTGGCCTTGCTTACTCCGTGTTCAGCGGCCTGAGCGCGTACTCCGACACGGGGCTGTTGACGGTGTACGCCGGCTGCGCCGACGAGGCGGTCGCCGAGGTCGTCGATCTCGTGGTCGAGGAACTGCGCGGTTTCAAGCGGGCGCCGGTGCCGGACGCCGAGCTGCGGCGCGCGAAGGACCACCTCAAGGGCAGCCTCATGCTGAGCCTCGAGAACACGTCGAGCCGCATGTCGCACCTCGCCCGGCAGGACATCTACTTCGACCGTCACTACACCCTCGACGAGACCCTCGAGGGCATCGAGCGCGTGACTCCGGACGACGTGCAGCGGGTGGCCTCCACGCTCTTCGCCAACGGGGCGCTCGGCGCGACCGTGCTCTCGGCGGCCGACGCGCTCGCGGTCGATCCGCGCCGGCTCGACCTCGGATGAGTGCCGCGGCGCGGCCGGCCGGGGCCAGGAGGGAGCGAGCCGCATGATCCGCCGCTACACCCAGCCCGAGATGGGGCGCATCTGGAGCGAGCAGCGCCGGTTCGAGACGTGGCTGCTCGTCGAGGTCTCGGCTGCCGAGGCCATGGCCGAGGCCGGCCTGATCCCGGCCGAGGCGGCGCGTGACATCCGCGAACGTGGCCGGTTCGACATCGCCCGCATCGACGAGATCGAGCAGACGACGGCGCACGATCTGATCGCGTTCACGACGGCGGTGGCCGAGCACGTCGGGCCCTCCGCGCGGTGGCTGCACTTCGGCCTCACCTCGTCCGACGTCGTCGACACGGCGCAGGCCGTGCAGATGCGCGAAGCCTGCGACGTGATCCTGGCCGACCTGCGCGCCCTCCAGGCCGCCGTCCGCGAGCGGGCCTTCGAGCATCGCCGGACGCCCATGATCGGACGCACCCACGGGGTGCACGCCGAGCCGATGACCTTCGGCCTGAAGCTCGCGTCGTGGTTCGCCGAGCTGCAGCGGGCCGTCGTGCGCGTCGAGCGCGCGAGGGAGACCGTGTCGGTGGGCCTCGTCTCGGGCGCCGTCGGGACCTTCGCGCACCTGCCGCCGTCGATCGAGGCCCGCGTCTGCGAGAAGCTGGGCCTGCGCCCCGCGCCGATCTCCTCGCAGATCATCCAGCGCGACCGGCACGCCGAGCTCCTGGCGATGCTCGCGATCACCGGGGCGTCGCTCGAGAAGTTCGCGCTCGAGATCCGCGGGCTGCAGAAGACGGAGATCGGCGAGGTCGAGGAGCCGTTCGGCCGAGGGCAGAAGGGGTCGTCGGCCATGCCGCACAAGCGCAATCCGATCGGCTGCGAGCAGATCACCGGGCTGGCCCGCCTGCTCCGCGGCAACGCGCAGGCGGCACTCGAGAACGTGGCGCTGTGGCACGAGCGCGACATCTCGCACTCGTCGGTCGAACGGGTCATCCTGCCCGACTCGTTCATCGCGCTCGATCACATGCTGCGGCGGTTCACGCGCATCGTGGCCGGGATGATCGTGCACCCCGACCGGATGCTCGAGAACCTGCAGCGCTCGCACGGCGTGGTCTTCTCCGGCCCCATCCTGCTGGAGCTGGCACGCCGCGGCGCCGCGCGCGAGCAGGCCTACGCCTGGGTGCAGCGCAACGCGATGCGGGCATTCGACGAGCGGCGCGACTTCAAGGCGCTGCTGCTCGCCGATGCCGACGTCATGGGCGTGCTCACGGCTCGGGACGTCGAGACGGCCTTCGATCTCGACGTGCAGCTGCGCCATGTCGACGCGATCTTCGCGCGGGTGTTCGATCGGGACGCGGTGACGGCCTGAGGCCGGCGCGGCCGGCGCGACCGGCCCGGGCGACGTCGTCTTCGCCGGGAGAAGGCAGATGGACCAGCAGCAGCGTCGAGCGATGATCGGGCGGACCGTGATGGGGTCGGGCGTCGTGCTGCTCGTCCTGGCGGCCCTCTTCTGGTGGGACATCGTGCCGATCGACCCGGACGCGAAGACACCCGCCACTGCGGTCGTGCTCGGCGCGGCCGTCATCGATTTCGCGATCGGGTTCTTCTACCTCCGGAGCTGACGGCGACTGCCGGGTCGCCCAGGAGCGCGCGATGTTCGACAAGTTCCGAGAGGAGTGCGGCGTCTTCGGCGTGTTCGGCCACCACGAGGCGGCCAACCTCGCCTATCTCGGGCTCTACGCGCTGCAGCACCGTGGGCAGGAGAGCGCCGGCATCGCCGCCGCCGACGGCGGCCGCGTCCGGCTGTCGCGGCAGATGGGCTACGTCGCCGACGCGTTCAACGAGGCGACCCTGTCGACGTTGTCGGGCCGGGCGGCGATCGGCCACGTGCGCTACTCGACGGCCGGTGAGAGCCGCCTCCAGAACGCGCAGCCCCTGCTCATCGAGTGCGCGCACGGGCAGATCGCACTGTGCCACAACGGCAACCTCGTGAACGCGGGCGAACTGCGCAGCCAGCTGGTCCGCGACGGCTCCATCTTCCAGACGACGAGCGATACCGAGGTGGTCCTGCACCTGTACGCCAGGTCGCGCGCCACGTCGGCCGAGGATGCCATCGTCGAGTCGATCGCGCAGGTCACCGGAGCGTTCTCACTGGTGATGCTCACGCCCGACCGGCTCGTCGCGGCTCGAGACCCCCACGGCTTCCGGCCGCTGGCCATCGGCCGGCTCGGCGAGGCCGTGATCATCACCTCGGAGACCTGCGCGCTCGATCTGATCGGGGCCACGTACGTGCGCGACGTCGAGCCGGGCGAGGTCGTCGTCGTGTCGGCCGCCGGCCTGCGGTCGGTGAAGCCGTTTCCGCCCGCCACGCCGGCCTATTGCATCTTCGAGCACGTGTACTTCGCGCGGCCCGACAGCTACGTGTTCGGTCGCAGCGTCAACGAGGTGCGCACGGACCTCGGGCGCCTGCTCGCCCGCGAGGCCGGCGTCGAGGCCGACGTCGTCGTGCCGATTCCCGACTCCGGCGTCTGTGCCGCGGTCGGGTACGCCGAGGAGACCGGCCTGCCCATGCGTTTCGGGCTCATCCGCAACCACTACGTCGGGCGGACGTTCATACAGCCGCAGCAGTCGATTCGCCACTTCGGCGTCAAGGTCAAGCTCAACCCGGTGCGGAGCATCCTCGAGGGCCAGCGCGTCGTCCTCCTCGATGACTCGATCGTCCGAGGCACGACGAGCCGGAAGATCGTGCGAATGGTGAAAGCCGCCGGCGCGCGCGAAGTCCACATGCGCATCAGCTGTCCGCCCACCATCTCGCCGTGCTTCTACGGGGTCGACACGCCGCGCCGATCGGAGCTGATCGCGGCGACGCACACGCTCGACGAGATCCAGCGGTACCTCGGCGCCGACAGCCTCGCCTATCTCAGTCTCGAGGGGCTGCTGGCGGGCGTGGATCCCGACCGCCGGTCGTACTGCACGTCGTGCTATACCGGCCAGTACCCCGTCGAGTTCCCGCGTGACGCTCACGCCTACATGCAACTGGCCCTGAAGCTCGAGTCCACGAACGTCCGGTCGTCGTCGGTCCCTGAGGCCGAGGTGACGTCCTGATGGCCGCGAGCGCAGCGCACGATGCCCGCGGTGCCGTGCGGGCGGGCCTCCGCGGCATCGCCTCCCTCGCCTGTGGCCTCGTGCTCGCCGCGCTCTCCTCGGTCCTACCGTCCGGCCTCCACGCCCAGGACCTGCCGCCCGTATCACCCGAGGTCCTCGGGTCGGCCATCGACGACCTCGGTCGTCTCGACTACGCCGTGCGGTCGAAGGCTGCGCAGGTCGTGCGGCGGGCGCCCGCGGCGCAGGCCGTGCCCGCCCTGATCCAGGCCGTCACCGAACACGCCGACGGGTACGTGCGCTTCAGGACCCTGGTGCTGCTCGCCGGGTTCAACGACCTCAGGGCCGAAGACCTCATGCGGACGCTCGTCGACGATCCGAACGACCGGTTGCGCGAGGTGGCTTACGCGTGGTTCGAGGCGCACCCGCAGGCCGACATGGCGCCCGTCCTGCTCGCGCGCCTCGACAAGGAACTGGCCGAGTTCGTTCGGCCGGCCCTCGTGCGGGCGCTCGCCTCGCTCGGACGGACGGAAACGAGCGTGCGGCCGACACTCGTGCGCGAGGTGGGCCGAGGTCAGGACTTCTTCCGCAGCGCGGTCATCGAGGCGCTCGGCGACTACGGAGCCACGTATGCCGTCGAGGCCCTGACCGAAGTGGCGTCGCTCGACGGGCCGCTGCGCCCCGACGCCGTCCTCGCCCTCGGGCGACTCGGCGACAAGCGCGCGCTCGCGGTGTTCTCGGAGCTCCAGCGCACGGCGCCCCGCGAAGTCCAGCCCACGATCGCGTCGGCGATCTGCCTGCTCGGCGTCAACTGCGCATCGCACCGCCGTTACCTCCGTGAGACGTTCGACTTCGCCCTGAGGAACCTGGGCTACCAGCCGCTGCTGCGGGCGGCGGTCGCCGGCCTCGCCGAACTCGCGGCCTCCGGCGACGACGAGGCGTGGACGACGCTGGTCGATCGGGGCATTCCTTCGAGGGATCCCGAGCGAGCGCCCGTGGCCCTTGGACTCGGGAAGGTCGCCCTGCGGAACACGCCGTTCGTGCTCGACGCACTCGCAACGGTGGCCGACCTCGACGGCACCGTCGACCTGCTGCGCGAGGCGTTCGACATGCTCGAAGAGGACTTCGAAGAGGAACGCTTCTTCGTGACCGTCAGGCGGACGTACTGGCGGTCGCCCCAGGACAGCGCCGCGCGCCGCATCGCCGAGACGCTGATCACGCGGTTGGAGTTCTGAGCCTCGCGCGGGCTTCAGTTCAGGCTACGGGCTGCAGGCTGCGGGCTGCAGGCTGCGGGCTGCCGCCGGCCGCCAGCCTCTGACCAGCACCGACTACCGGGTGAGGCTGTACGTCAGGGTCAGATATCGGTGTCGGTCGGTCCCGGGGCCGCGCCGAACCGCTCGACGGCCGCCACGTGGGTCACGACCGACCCCGGTGGCACGCTGTGCGTGAGCCAGACGTTGCCGCCGATCACCGAGCCCCGGCCCACGACCGTCTCGCCTCCGAGGATCGTCGCGTTGGCATAGACCACGACCTCGTCCTCGAGCGTCGGATGCCGCTTCGCCCGAGCGCACTGCTTCTCGACGCGCAGCGCCCCGAGCGTCACGCCCTGGTAGATCCGGACCCGCG
Proteins encoded in this window:
- the rlmN gene encoding 23S rRNA (adenine(2503)-C(2))-methyltransferase RlmN; amino-acid sequence: MKPRIDLASLALPELEAHLAALGAERYRARQIFRWVHRAAVADIEAMTDLGRDLRARLGDTSLIATPAVAGRDTSADGTTKFLLGLADGARIEAVYIPDTPAQTFCISTQVGCAMRCAFCLTGRMGIIRNLDAGEIVGQVHVLARELDLVGRPFNIVLMGMGEPLHNYDQTMKALRILGDEHGLALPARRITLSTVGVLPALERLATEPFMPNLAISLHATTEEMRDRLVPVNRKYGLADLVEACRRFPLPRRRRITFEYVLLDAVNDTPADARRLVKLVGDLRAKVNLIPLNEAAGIPFRRPSDERVDAFARILAERGLTVSVRKSRGRDIRAACGQLIVEGVRPSPGQHLAARLGQA
- a CDS encoding insulinase family protein translates to MVVRQVLDSGVRLVTEAIPHVRSVSLGVWLTRGSRHEQSDTTGMAHFVEHMLFKGTATRSAEDIAQAIDSIGGQLDAFTSKEYAGYYIKVLDEHLPLAVDLLADLVLRPAFDPAEIEREKKVILEEIKMVEDTPDDLVHEIFTSCFWSGHALGRPILGTPDSVGAFTGDGLRRYFERTYTAPHLIVAAAGHLEHQRVADLFAERFDAASGSVPDPADGVPPATPQVVIRQKDLEQSHVCVGLTALPQRHDDRYVAYLLNTMLGGSMSSRLFQNVREKRGLAYSVFSGLSAYSDTGLLTVYAGCADEAVAEVVDLVVEELRGFKRAPVPDAELRRAKDHLKGSLMLSLENTSSRMSHLARQDIYFDRHYTLDETLEGIERVTPDDVQRVASTLFANGALGATVLSAADALAVDPRRLDLG
- a CDS encoding HEAT repeat domain-containing protein, which produces MAASAAHDARGAVRAGLRGIASLACGLVLAALSSVLPSGLHAQDLPPVSPEVLGSAIDDLGRLDYAVRSKAAQVVRRAPAAQAVPALIQAVTEHADGYVRFRTLVLLAGFNDLRAEDLMRTLVDDPNDRLREVAYAWFEAHPQADMAPVLLARLDKELAEFVRPALVRALASLGRTETSVRPTLVREVGRGQDFFRSAVIEALGDYGATYAVEALTEVASLDGPLRPDAVLALGRLGDKRALAVFSELQRTAPREVQPTIASAICLLGVNCASHRRYLRETFDFALRNLGYQPLLRAAVAGLAELAASGDDEAWTTLVDRGIPSRDPERAPVALGLGKVALRNTPFVLDALATVADLDGTVDLLREAFDMLEEDFEEERFFVTVRRTYWRSPQDSAARRIAETLITRLEF
- a CDS encoding MiaB/RimO family radical SAM methylthiotransferase, giving the protein MEYAVVTFGCRVNQADSFDIESAMRQAGAVPAPPDRAQLVVVNTCSVTASADQGARQVIRRLNRANPLARIVVTGCYATASRADVAALPGVVDVVSNLDKTSIVPRLLAMATPTSADRYGEGEGACGVVLGPGLMGRTAYTLRVQTGCDEACAYCIIPSTRGPGRSRPLDDVLTSADAARAAGFREIVLTGVHLGAWGRDLEGPLTLNDLVRSLGRRRGDVRHRLSSLEPMDCPPALVDLMAADGRFAPHFHLPLQHASDGVLARMRRPYRLDDYRRTVDHVRCRIPDAALGTDLIVGFPGETDADHRRLTAYLESSPLTHLHVFPYSTRAGTEAARLADHVPPPVVRERTAEVRAIGRALVERFHRSQDGAVRRALTVDDGSVAVTDNYLKVRVPPTGSRNRWIDVRLAWSAGGFIGDVLDRPIGTDPQA
- a CDS encoding amidophosphoribosyltransferase is translated as MFDKFREECGVFGVFGHHEAANLAYLGLYALQHRGQESAGIAAADGGRVRLSRQMGYVADAFNEATLSTLSGRAAIGHVRYSTAGESRLQNAQPLLIECAHGQIALCHNGNLVNAGELRSQLVRDGSIFQTTSDTEVVLHLYARSRATSAEDAIVESIAQVTGAFSLVMLTPDRLVAARDPHGFRPLAIGRLGEAVIITSETCALDLIGATYVRDVEPGEVVVVSAAGLRSVKPFPPATPAYCIFEHVYFARPDSYVFGRSVNEVRTDLGRLLAREAGVEADVVVPIPDSGVCAAVGYAEETGLPMRFGLIRNHYVGRTFIQPQQSIRHFGVKVKLNPVRSILEGQRVVLLDDSIVRGTTSRKIVRMVKAAGAREVHMRISCPPTISPCFYGVDTPRRSELIAATHTLDEIQRYLGADSLAYLSLEGLLAGVDPDRRSYCTSCYTGQYPVEFPRDAHAYMQLALKLESTNVRSSSVPEAEVTS
- a CDS encoding adenylosuccinate lyase, with protein sequence MIRRYTQPEMGRIWSEQRRFETWLLVEVSAAEAMAEAGLIPAEAARDIRERGRFDIARIDEIEQTTAHDLIAFTTAVAEHVGPSARWLHFGLTSSDVVDTAQAVQMREACDVILADLRALQAAVRERAFEHRRTPMIGRTHGVHAEPMTFGLKLASWFAELQRAVVRVERARETVSVGLVSGAVGTFAHLPPSIEARVCEKLGLRPAPISSQIIQRDRHAELLAMLAITGASLEKFALEIRGLQKTEIGEVEEPFGRGQKGSSAMPHKRNPIGCEQITGLARLLRGNAQAALENVALWHERDISHSSVERVILPDSFIALDHMLRRFTRIVAGMIVHPDRMLENLQRSHGVVFSGPILLELARRGAAREQAYAWVQRNAMRAFDERRDFKALLLADADVMGVLTARDVETAFDLDVQLRHVDAIFARVFDRDAVTA